A genome region from Tachyglossus aculeatus isolate mTacAcu1 chromosome 1, mTacAcu1.pri, whole genome shotgun sequence includes the following:
- the EEF1A1 gene encoding elongation factor 1-alpha 1, translating into MGKEKTHINIVVIGHVDSGKSTTTGHLIYKCGGIDKRTIEKFEKEAAEMGKGSFKYAWVLDKLKAERERGITIDISLWKFETSKYYVTIIDAPGHRDFIKNMITGTSQADCAVLIVAAGVGEFEAGISKNGQTREHALLAYTLGVKQLIVGVNKMDSTEPPYSQKRYEEIVKEVSTYIKKIGYNPDTVAFVPISGWNGDNMLEPSSNMPWFKGWKVTRKDGNASGTTLLEALDCILPPTRPTDKPLRLPLQDVYKIGGIGTVPVGRVETGVLKPGMVVTFAPVNVTTEVKSVEMHHEALSEALPGDNVGFNVKNVSVKDVRRGNVAGDSKNDPPMEAAGFTAQVIILNHPGQISAGYAPVLDCHTAHIACKFAELKEKIDRRSGKKLEDGPKFLKSGDAAIVDMVPGKPMCVESFSDYPPLGRFAVRDMRQTVAVGVIKAVDKKAAGAGKVTKSAQKAQKAK; encoded by the exons ATGGGCAAGGAAAAGACCCACATCAACATCGTCGTCATCGGCCACGTCGACTCGGGCAAGTCCACCACCACCGGCCACCTCATCTACAAATGCGGCGGCATCGACAAGAGGACCATTGAGAAGTTCGAGAAGGAGGCGGCCGAG ATGGGCAAGGGCTCCTTCAAATACGCTTGGGTCCTGGACAAACTGAAGGCCGAACGCGAGCGTGGTATCACCATCGACATCTCCCTGTGGAAGTTCGAGACCAGCAAGTACTATGTGACCATCATCGACGCCCCGGGCCACAGAGACTTCATCAAGAACATGATCACGGGAACTTCCCAG gctgacTGTGCCGTCCTGATCGTTGCTGCTGGTGTTGGTGAATTTGAAGCTGGAATCTCCAAGAACGGGCAGACCCGTGAGCATGCCCTTCTGGCTTATACTCTGGGTGTGAAACAGCTCATCGTTGGAGTCAACAAAATGGATTCCACCGAGCCACCTTACAGCCAGAAGAGATACGAAGAAATCGTCAAGGAAGTCAGCACTTACATTAAGAAAATCGGCTACAACCCCGATACAGTAGCCTTTGTGCCAATTTCGGGTTGGAATGGTGACAACATGCTGGAGCCCAGCTCCAAC ATGCCCTGGTTCAAGGGATGGAAAGTCACCCGCAAGGATGGCAATGCTAGTGGAACTACTCTGCTTGAGGCTTTGGATTGCATCCTGCCACCAACTCGCCCAACTGACAAGCCCCTTCGTCTGCCCCTCCAGGATGTGTACAAAATTGGTG GAATTGGTACCGTACCTGTTGGGCGTGTGGAGACTGGTGTCCTGAAACCAGGCATGGTGGTGACTTTTGCCCCAGTCAATGTTACAACTGAAGTGAAATCTGTGGAAATGCACCACGAGGCTCTGAGTGAGGCCCTCCCTGGCGATAACGTTGGCTTCAACGTGAAGAACGTGTCCGTCAAGGACGTCCGCCGTGGCAACGTTGCCGGTGACAGCAAAAATGATCCACCCATGGAAGCCGCTGGCTTCACTGCACAG gtcaTTATCCTGAACCACCCCGGCCAAATCAGCGCTGGCTATGCCCCCGTGTTGGATTGTCACACTGCTCACATTGCTTGCAAGTTTGCCGAGCTGAAAGAGAAGATCGATCGTCGTTCTGGTAAGAAGCTGGAAGATGGTCCCAAATTCCTCAAGTCTGGAGATGCTGCCATCGTCGACATGGTCCCGGGCAAACCCATGTGTGTTGAGAGTTTCTCTGATTATCCTCCTCTGG GTCGTTTTGCTGTGCGTGACATGAGACAGACCGTTGCCGTTGGTGTCATCAAGGCAGTTGATAAGAAGGCTGCTGGAGCTGGCAAGGTCACAAAGTCTGCCCAGAAAGCTCAGAAGGCTAAATGA